One genomic region from Opisthocomus hoazin isolate bOpiHoa1 chromosome Z, bOpiHoa1.hap1, whole genome shotgun sequence encodes:
- the CCNH gene encoding cyclin-H isoform X3 produces the protein MFHSSTQWRHWTFRGEEELARCRADANCKFRGRAVASGKGTACMYFKRFYLNNSVMEYHPRIIMLTCAFLACKVEEFNVSSAQFVGNLRESPVGQEKALEQILEYELLLIQQLNFHLIVHNPYRPFEGFLIDLKTRYPVLENPEVLRKAADDFLNRVALTDAYLLFTPSQIALTAILSSGSRAGINMESYLSESLMLKENRTTLAKLLDGMKSIKLFQKMLTVASGRIYIYIHTGMKNLIKKYELPRPEEVAALKQKLEKCHSSELALNTNLKKRRGFEDDEYVTKKSKKDEEEWTDDDLVESV, from the exons ATGTTTCACAGCAGCACGCAATGGCGGCACTGGACCTTCCGCGGCGAGGAGGAGCTGGCGCGGTGCCGGGCCGACGCGAACTGCAAGTTCCGCGGCAGAGCGGTGGCGAGCGGCAAG GGAACAGCTTGCATGTATTTCAAACGCTTTTACCTCAATAACTCGGTGATGGAGTATCATCCTCGGATAATAAT GCTAACATGCGCATTTTTGGCCTGTAAAGTAGAAGAATTCAATGTGTCCAGTGCACAGTTTGTTGGTAACCTTCGAGAAAGCCCTGTTGGACAGGAAAAAGCTCTTGAACAAATACTGGAATATGAACTACTGCTTATTCAGCAGCTGAACTTCCATCTCATCGTCCACAATCCGTACAGGCCATTTGAGGGATTTCTAATCGATTTGAAG ACTCGCTATCCAGTGCTGGAGAATCCTGAAGTTTTGAGGAAAGCAGCTGACGACTTCCTCAATCGAGTGGCTCTGACAGATGCGTATCTGCTCTTTACTCCCTCGCAGATAGCTCTCACTGCCATACTATCTAGTGGTTCAAGAGCAGGAATTAATATGGAAAG TTATTTATCAGAAAGTCTtatgctgaaagaaaacagaacaacctTAGCCAAGCTACTGGATGGCATGAAAT CTATAAAGCTGTTTCAAAAGATGCTTACGGTTGCTAGTgggagaatatatatatatattcacacag GTATGAAAAATCTCATAAAGAAATATGAACTGCCAAGGCCTGAAGAGGTTGCTGCTCTAAAACAGAAATTAGAGAAGTGTCACAGCTCGGAGCTTGCACTTAATACAAACCT gaagaagaggagaggttTTGAAGATGATGAATATGTCACAAAGAAATCTAAAAAGGATGAG GAAGAGTGGACTGATGATGATCTTGTGGAGTCGGTGTGA
- the CCNH gene encoding cyclin-H isoform X1 → MFHSSTQWRHWTFRGEEELARCRADANCKFRGRAVASGKVQQNDPVLLEPHEELAICKYYEKRLLDFCGVFKPAMPRSVVGTACMYFKRFYLNNSVMEYHPRIIMLTCAFLACKVEEFNVSSAQFVGNLRESPVGQEKALEQILEYELLLIQQLNFHLIVHNPYRPFEGFLIDLKTRYPVLENPEVLRKAADDFLNRVALTDAYLLFTPSQIALTAILSSGSRAGINMESYLSESLMLKENRTTLAKLLDGMKSIKLFQKMLTVASGRIYIYIHTGMKNLIKKYELPRPEEVAALKQKLEKCHSSELALNTNLKKRRGFEDDEYVTKKSKKDEEEWTDDDLVESV, encoded by the exons ATGTTTCACAGCAGCACGCAATGGCGGCACTGGACCTTCCGCGGCGAGGAGGAGCTGGCGCGGTGCCGGGCCGACGCGAACTGCAAGTTCCGCGGCAGAGCGGTGGCGAGCGGCAAG GTCCAGCAGAACGACCCGGTCCTCCTGGAGCCCCACGAGGAGCTGGCGATATGCAAGTACTACGAGAAGCGGCTGCTGGACTTCTGTGGCGTCTTCAAGCCCGCCATGCCGAGATCCGTGGTG GGAACAGCTTGCATGTATTTCAAACGCTTTTACCTCAATAACTCGGTGATGGAGTATCATCCTCGGATAATAAT GCTAACATGCGCATTTTTGGCCTGTAAAGTAGAAGAATTCAATGTGTCCAGTGCACAGTTTGTTGGTAACCTTCGAGAAAGCCCTGTTGGACAGGAAAAAGCTCTTGAACAAATACTGGAATATGAACTACTGCTTATTCAGCAGCTGAACTTCCATCTCATCGTCCACAATCCGTACAGGCCATTTGAGGGATTTCTAATCGATTTGAAG ACTCGCTATCCAGTGCTGGAGAATCCTGAAGTTTTGAGGAAAGCAGCTGACGACTTCCTCAATCGAGTGGCTCTGACAGATGCGTATCTGCTCTTTACTCCCTCGCAGATAGCTCTCACTGCCATACTATCTAGTGGTTCAAGAGCAGGAATTAATATGGAAAG TTATTTATCAGAAAGTCTtatgctgaaagaaaacagaacaacctTAGCCAAGCTACTGGATGGCATGAAAT CTATAAAGCTGTTTCAAAAGATGCTTACGGTTGCTAGTgggagaatatatatatatattcacacag GTATGAAAAATCTCATAAAGAAATATGAACTGCCAAGGCCTGAAGAGGTTGCTGCTCTAAAACAGAAATTAGAGAAGTGTCACAGCTCGGAGCTTGCACTTAATACAAACCT gaagaagaggagaggttTTGAAGATGATGAATATGTCACAAAGAAATCTAAAAAGGATGAG GAAGAGTGGACTGATGATGATCTTGTGGAGTCGGTGTGA
- the CCNH gene encoding cyclin-H isoform X2 has protein sequence MFHSSTQWRHWTFRGEEELARCRADANCKFRGRAVASGKVQQNDPVLLEPHEELAICKYYEKRLLDFCGVFKPAMPRSVVGTACMYFKRFYLNNSVMEYHPRIIMLTCAFLACKVEEFNVSSAQFVGNLRESPVGQEKALEQILEYELLLIQQLNFHLIVHNPYRPFEGFLIDLKTRYPVLENPEVLRKAADDFLNRVALTDAYLLFTPSQIALTAILSSGSRAGINMESYLSESLMLKENRTTLAKLLDGMKCMKNLIKKYELPRPEEVAALKQKLEKCHSSELALNTNLKKRRGFEDDEYVTKKSKKDEEEWTDDDLVESV, from the exons ATGTTTCACAGCAGCACGCAATGGCGGCACTGGACCTTCCGCGGCGAGGAGGAGCTGGCGCGGTGCCGGGCCGACGCGAACTGCAAGTTCCGCGGCAGAGCGGTGGCGAGCGGCAAG GTCCAGCAGAACGACCCGGTCCTCCTGGAGCCCCACGAGGAGCTGGCGATATGCAAGTACTACGAGAAGCGGCTGCTGGACTTCTGTGGCGTCTTCAAGCCCGCCATGCCGAGATCCGTGGTG GGAACAGCTTGCATGTATTTCAAACGCTTTTACCTCAATAACTCGGTGATGGAGTATCATCCTCGGATAATAAT GCTAACATGCGCATTTTTGGCCTGTAAAGTAGAAGAATTCAATGTGTCCAGTGCACAGTTTGTTGGTAACCTTCGAGAAAGCCCTGTTGGACAGGAAAAAGCTCTTGAACAAATACTGGAATATGAACTACTGCTTATTCAGCAGCTGAACTTCCATCTCATCGTCCACAATCCGTACAGGCCATTTGAGGGATTTCTAATCGATTTGAAG ACTCGCTATCCAGTGCTGGAGAATCCTGAAGTTTTGAGGAAAGCAGCTGACGACTTCCTCAATCGAGTGGCTCTGACAGATGCGTATCTGCTCTTTACTCCCTCGCAGATAGCTCTCACTGCCATACTATCTAGTGGTTCAAGAGCAGGAATTAATATGGAAAG TTATTTATCAGAAAGTCTtatgctgaaagaaaacagaacaacctTAGCCAAGCTACTGGATGGCATGAAAT GTATGAAAAATCTCATAAAGAAATATGAACTGCCAAGGCCTGAAGAGGTTGCTGCTCTAAAACAGAAATTAGAGAAGTGTCACAGCTCGGAGCTTGCACTTAATACAAACCT gaagaagaggagaggttTTGAAGATGATGAATATGTCACAAAGAAATCTAAAAAGGATGAG GAAGAGTGGACTGATGATGATCTTGTGGAGTCGGTGTGA